In a genomic window of Armatimonadota bacterium:
- a CDS encoding glycoside hydrolase family 172 protein — MKLIRRLSALGVIALSMVFVAHADLPAGVPFQGRITAANGSPLSDGGYFTTFRLYDQPAGGVALWQETKTVPVARGVYSTVLGDTNPFPPALTFDHPYYLSVEMPGDAEMTPRFPLGAAPYARVAETLSISGPPAGLGSPLAGLAKARTGHARQQGSHDTSGGNADFRTVDPGQTITLFDAQGAGILQRFWCTIAPRADLLLHCQSVLRMYWDGETTPSVEVPVGAFFGVGFGQQIDFTSLPLNETSGGYNCYWEMPFHKSARWTLTNMSTKRIDAFYYNIDYTSYDSLPGDLHHFHAQWRRENPTSRGKNYTVLDATGRGQFVGTALFMQNRQGTGLGFLEGDEMMYMDGETTPSVSGTGTEDYFSSGWYYDHGTYSAPYHGCIIKDTTLGRVSTYRWHVEDAKPFATSIRVTIEHGTNNDTECDYSSVAYWYQAEPHAAFPAFPTDPSLLLPYVAPPPYQIPNAIEGESLVGAAQATAGAVSVQEMTTFGSGWSGGQQLWWQPTAIGARLTLHIPATTAGTYALTGYFTRAKDYGKFQVKLGAINVGAEQNFYGPDVVPTGAVALGTVTLAAGDNPLVVEVTGKDAASTGFLFGLDALVLSQ; from the coding sequence ATGAAACTTATCCGCCGTCTATCCGCTCTAGGCGTCATTGCCCTTTCGATGGTATTTGTCGCTCACGCCGACCTGCCGGCGGGCGTCCCGTTTCAGGGGCGGATCACCGCGGCAAACGGATCGCCGCTGTCCGACGGGGGATATTTTACAACCTTTCGTCTGTATGACCAACCGGCAGGCGGCGTCGCTCTCTGGCAGGAAACGAAGACGGTCCCCGTTGCCCGCGGCGTCTATTCCACCGTGCTCGGTGACACGAACCCGTTTCCACCGGCACTGACGTTCGACCACCCGTACTACCTCAGCGTCGAAATGCCTGGCGATGCCGAGATGACCCCGCGCTTTCCGCTGGGAGCGGCGCCATACGCGCGTGTAGCGGAAACCCTGTCCATTTCGGGACCTCCGGCGGGGCTCGGTAGTCCGCTGGCAGGTTTGGCCAAGGCGCGGACCGGGCACGCCAGGCAGCAGGGAAGCCACGATACTTCCGGCGGCAACGCCGATTTCCGCACCGTCGATCCGGGGCAGACCATCACTCTATTCGACGCGCAGGGCGCCGGCATCCTGCAAAGGTTCTGGTGCACCATCGCCCCCCGCGCCGACCTGCTCCTTCACTGCCAGAGCGTTCTGCGAATGTACTGGGACGGGGAGACCACACCCTCGGTCGAAGTTCCTGTGGGCGCCTTCTTCGGGGTGGGGTTTGGACAACAGATAGATTTCACGTCGCTTCCGCTGAACGAAACGAGCGGCGGTTACAACTGCTACTGGGAGATGCCGTTCCACAAGTCGGCCCGGTGGACGCTCACCAATATGAGCACGAAGCGCATAGACGCTTTCTACTACAACATCGATTACACCTCCTATGATTCGCTGCCCGGCGACCTGCACCATTTCCACGCTCAATGGCGTCGCGAGAACCCCACTTCAAGGGGGAAAAACTACACCGTCCTCGATGCCACGGGCCGCGGACAGTTCGTGGGCACAGCGCTTTTCATGCAGAATCGCCAGGGAACCGGCCTCGGCTTCCTCGAAGGCGACGAGATGATGTACATGGATGGCGAGACGACTCCGAGCGTCTCCGGCACCGGTACGGAAGACTATTTCAGCAGCGGTTGGTATTACGATCACGGAACGTATTCCGCCCCGTATCACGGCTGCATCATCAAGGACACGACTCTCGGTCGCGTTTCCACGTATCGCTGGCACGTGGAGGACGCCAAGCCTTTCGCCACTTCCATCCGCGTGACCATCGAGCACGGAACCAATAACGACACCGAGTGCGATTACAGCAGCGTCGCCTACTGGTATCAAGCCGAGCCGCATGCCGCGTTCCCGGCGTTCCCAACCGATCCCTCGCTCCTCCTCCCGTATGTGGCGCCGCCGCCATACCAGATACCGAACGCTATCGAGGGAGAGTCGCTTGTCGGCGCCGCCCAGGCCACCGCCGGGGCTGTGAGCGTCCAGGAAATGACGACTTTCGGGTCTGGCTGGAGCGGCGGCCAGCAGTTGTGGTGGCAGCCGACGGCCATTGGAGCAAGGCTGACGCTGCACATTCCGGCCACCACGGCTGGAACGTATGCCCTGACGGGGTACTTCACCAGGGCGAAGGACTACGGCAAGTTCCAAGTCAAATTGGGCGCGATCAACGTGGGAGCGGAGCAGAACTTCTATGGCCCCGACGTGGTCCCGACCGGGGCCGTTGCGCTCGGAACCGTCACCCTGGCCGCCGGTGACAACCCTCTGGTTGTGGAAGTCACTGGAAAGGACGCGGCATCCACCGGCTTCCTGTTCGGGCTCGATGCGCTGGTGCTGTCACAATGA
- a CDS encoding DUF5060 domain-containing protein, whose translation MKTLITLLCALSPSTSMASSPVPPRPRQPVVSRSAGKTTRPAGAYARVEIRFEIPGVQGNPFDFTANDIVAAIRQPDGSSRKIPAFFDGGMTWRVRFTPAQVGRHAITGVTRNGNAIHPIRLSRSAFVVSGVPTPGFVRRDRNDPHRFVRDNGSGYYPIGNNVAWDTITSADTVEMMLAKMGRAGENWARIWMDHWDGKNLDWVEHKSIPFGSLDLGVARRWDAVVSSAEKSGVLFQLVLQHHGPYTTGTDSNWADNPWNVANGGFLSKPEEFFTSARAIALTKAKYRYIIARWGYSPSLMAWELFNEVQWTDAARSGDPKVVAAWHDDMAAFLRQHDPYKHLVTSSFSMDPKILGNRLDYWQPHVYTSDPLSAVSRLNGLPPDRPAFFGEIGPGGSASVDVTSFLRRALWGSLMSESSGAAQFWDWHIVDVNNLFPIFRSAAAFATWSSLAEMHGLKAVAATVKTDDRGPLSFGPGGEWEAAKQTDFIAPPSGDVRGLAEMPRFLQGDAHRALFPYAAFHVQYAKPGTFSVRIGQVAKAGARIVLSLDGAPLSTRDFPAGDKDMDVDAGVEIPVPAGRHDIRLDNTGKDWVCLKSITLDPYAYRLGVAGKANRACAVLWVYNRTDTPVSGTLKVPGLERGGCTVRWWDTEAGRPLRKNRVFVAEDGALSIATPQVLRDVAVVITREAGN comes from the coding sequence ATGAAGACACTGATCACTCTGCTGTGCGCACTGTCACCCTCTACGTCTATGGCATCCAGCCCTGTGCCCCCGAGGCCCCGACAACCTGTCGTCTCCCGCTCCGCCGGCAAGACAACACGCCCTGCCGGCGCATACGCGAGGGTCGAGATCCGTTTCGAGATCCCCGGCGTTCAAGGCAACCCTTTCGATTTCACCGCGAACGACATCGTCGCGGCCATACGCCAGCCGGACGGAAGCAGTCGGAAGATCCCGGCGTTTTTTGACGGTGGAATGACCTGGCGCGTACGTTTCACGCCCGCGCAGGTCGGCAGGCACGCGATTACCGGCGTCACCCGAAACGGCAATGCCATCCATCCGATTCGCCTCAGCCGCTCGGCTTTCGTTGTAAGCGGCGTCCCGACGCCTGGATTCGTACGGCGGGACCGTAACGATCCCCACCGATTCGTGAGGGACAATGGCAGCGGCTACTATCCCATCGGAAACAACGTTGCGTGGGACACGATTACCTCAGCCGACACCGTGGAGATGATGCTCGCCAAAATGGGACGGGCGGGCGAAAACTGGGCGCGTATCTGGATGGACCATTGGGACGGCAAGAACCTCGACTGGGTGGAACACAAATCGATCCCGTTCGGGTCGCTGGACCTCGGCGTCGCCAGACGCTGGGACGCGGTTGTGTCATCGGCTGAAAAGAGCGGCGTGCTCTTCCAGTTGGTCCTCCAGCATCACGGGCCGTACACTACCGGCACAGATTCAAACTGGGCGGACAATCCGTGGAACGTGGCTAACGGCGGTTTCCTTTCAAAGCCGGAGGAATTCTTCACCAGCGCCCGGGCGATCGCCCTCACGAAGGCGAAGTACCGCTATATCATCGCCCGGTGGGGATACAGCCCCAGCCTCATGGCGTGGGAGCTGTTCAACGAGGTTCAGTGGACCGATGCCGCGCGAAGCGGGGATCCAAAGGTCGTCGCGGCCTGGCACGACGACATGGCGGCATTCCTTCGCCAACACGATCCGTACAAGCACCTCGTTACGAGCAGTTTCAGCATGGATCCGAAGATCCTGGGCAATCGATTGGACTACTGGCAGCCCCACGTTTACACATCCGACCCCCTGTCCGCCGTGTCGCGCCTGAACGGGCTCCCGCCGGATCGTCCCGCCTTTTTCGGCGAGATCGGTCCCGGTGGAAGCGCTTCCGTTGATGTCACATCGTTCCTTCGTCGCGCCCTGTGGGGCAGCCTGATGTCCGAGTCGAGCGGCGCGGCGCAGTTCTGGGACTGGCACATCGTCGATGTGAACAACCTCTTTCCGATATTCAGATCGGCCGCGGCGTTTGCGACGTGGAGCAGTCTCGCGGAGATGCACGGATTGAAGGCAGTGGCCGCGACCGTGAAGACGGATGACCGTGGCCCGCTGTCGTTCGGCCCCGGCGGCGAATGGGAGGCGGCGAAGCAGACCGACTTCATAGCGCCGCCTTCGGGCGACGTTCGGGGACTTGCCGAAATGCCCCGTTTCCTGCAGGGCGACGCCCACCGCGCCTTGTTCCCTTACGCGGCGTTCCACGTGCAGTATGCGAAACCCGGCACGTTTTCGGTGCGGATCGGACAGGTGGCGAAAGCCGGAGCCCGGATCGTCCTGTCACTTGATGGCGCACCTCTTTCCACCCGCGATTTCCCGGCCGGCGACAAGGACATGGACGTGGACGCCGGCGTGGAGATTCCCGTGCCTGCCGGCCGGCACGACATAAGGCTCGATAACACGGGCAAAGACTGGGTTTGCCTCAAATCCATCACGCTGGATCCGTACGCATACCGGCTTGGCGTCGCCGGCAAGGCGAACCGTGCCTGCGCGGTTTTGTGGGTCTACAACCGGACGGACACGCCTGTTTCCGGGACGCTGAAGGTTCCGGGGCTGGAACGCGGCGGGTGCACCGTTCGTTGGTGGGACACCGAGGCGGGCAGGCCGTTGCGGAAGAACAGGGTTTTCGTCGCCGAGGACGGCGCGTTATCGATCGCGACACCGCAGGTCCTCCGTGATGTCGCCGTTGTGATAACCCGGGAAGCCGGCAATTGA